The following proteins come from a genomic window of Tepidiforma thermophila:
- a CDS encoding flagellin codes for MSSIVTNVAALNGQRNLNITAAKMGKVLEKLSSGYRINRAADDAAGLGISEKMRAQIRGNSQAIRNAKDGISMIQTAEGAMDEIHSILQRMRELGVQAANDTYDTAARTSIGTELVQLRQEIDRIANATNFNGQNLLTGALTGTLGGTSANDLVVNDAVGAAIATEINVAGAKPGTYTFTYNATTDELTLTGPNGQAQVITVSAIAANGSQTLNFNQLGISIKLASTAGETADNIGAALTAAANDTIVVTGSGAAALQVGANTTAYDVMNVSFNDVRATQSTGLNLLSGGGVDWTSASTIVADNAAAQAFIDQIDAAITTLNTRRSDLGAAQNRLEHTVNSLGVAVENLTASESRIRDADIAALSTQMVSSQILQQAGTAVLAQANQSSQAVLSLLR; via the coding sequence ATGTCTTCGATCGTCACGAACGTTGCTGCCCTGAACGGTCAGCGCAACCTCAACATCACGGCAGCGAAGATGGGGAAGGTGCTGGAGAAGCTCTCCAGCGGCTACCGCATCAACCGCGCCGCCGATGATGCCGCGGGCCTCGGCATCTCCGAGAAGATGCGCGCCCAGATTCGCGGCAACAGCCAGGCCATCCGCAACGCCAAGGACGGCATCTCCATGATCCAGACCGCCGAAGGCGCCATGGACGAGATCCACTCCATCCTCCAGCGCATGCGCGAGCTGGGCGTCCAGGCCGCGAACGACACCTACGACACCGCCGCGCGGACCTCGATCGGCACCGAGCTCGTCCAGCTCCGCCAGGAAATCGACCGCATCGCCAACGCCACCAACTTCAACGGCCAGAACCTCCTCACCGGCGCCCTCACCGGCACCCTCGGCGGCACCTCCGCCAACGACCTCGTCGTCAATGACGCCGTCGGCGCCGCCATCGCCACCGAGATCAATGTCGCTGGCGCCAAGCCCGGCACCTACACCTTCACCTACAACGCCACCACCGACGAGCTCACCCTCACCGGCCCCAACGGCCAGGCGCAGGTCATCACCGTCTCCGCCATCGCCGCCAACGGCTCCCAGACCCTGAACTTCAACCAGCTCGGCATCTCCATCAAGCTCGCCTCCACCGCCGGCGAAACCGCCGACAACATCGGCGCCGCCCTCACCGCCGCCGCCAACGACACCATCGTCGTCACCGGCTCCGGCGCCGCCGCGCTCCAGGTCGGGGCGAACACCACGGCCTACGACGTCATGAACGTCTCCTTCAACGACGTCCGCGCCACCCAGTCCACCGGCCTCAACCTCCTCTCCGGCGGCGGCGTCGACTGGACCTCCGCGTCCACGATTGTCGCCGACAATGCCGCAGCCCAGGCGTTCATCGACCAGATCGATGCCGCCATCACCACCCTCAACACCCGCCGCTCCGACCTCGGCGCGGCCCAGAACCGGCTCGAGCACACCGTCAACAGCCTCGGCGTCGCCGTCGAAAACCTCACCGCCAGCGAAAGCCGCATCCGCGATGCCGACATCGCCGCGTTGTCGACGCAGATGGTCAGCAGCCAGATCCTGCAGCAAGCGGGCACGGCGGTCCTGGCGCAGGCGAACCAGTCGAGCCAGGCGGTCCTGAGCCTCCTCCGGTAA
- a CDS encoding flagellin: MSSIVTNIAALNGNRNLGITNAKMGKVLEKLSSGYRINRAADDAAGLGISEKMRAQIRGNTQAIRNAKDGISMIQTAEGAMDEIHSILQRMRELGVQAANDTNDTAARTSIGTELIQLRQEIDRIANATNFNGQNLLTGALTGTLGGTSANDLVVNDAVGNAIATEINVAGAKPGTYTFTYNATTDELTLTGPNGQAQVITVSAIAANGSLTLNFNQLGISIKLASTAGESADNIGAALTAAADDTIVVTGSGAAALQVGANTTAYDVMNVSFNDVRATQSTGLNLLSGGGVDWTSASTIVADNAAAQAFIDQIDAAITTLNTRRSDLGAAQNRLEHTVNSLGVAVENLTASESRIRDADVAQLSSELASKTILQQAGVAVLAQANQSAQAVLSLLRG; this comes from the coding sequence ATGTCGTCGATTGTCACCAACATCGCTGCGCTCAACGGGAACCGGAACCTCGGGATCACGAACGCGAAGATGGGGAAGGTGCTGGAGAAGCTCTCCAGCGGCTACCGCATCAACCGCGCCGCCGATGATGCTGCGGGCCTCGGCATCTCGGAGAAGATGCGCGCCCAGATTCGCGGCAATACCCAGGCCATCCGCAACGCCAAGGACGGCATCTCCATGATCCAGACCGCCGAAGGCGCCATGGACGAGATCCACTCCATCCTCCAGCGCATGCGCGAGCTGGGCGTCCAGGCCGCGAACGACACGAACGACACCGCCGCGCGGACCTCCATCGGCACGGAGCTCATCCAGCTCCGCCAGGAAATCGACCGGATCGCCAACGCCACCAACTTCAACGGCCAGAACCTCCTCACCGGCGCCCTCACCGGCACCCTCGGCGGCACCTCCGCCAACGACCTCGTCGTCAATGATGCCGTCGGCAACGCCATCGCCACCGAAATCAACGTCGCTGGCGCCAAGCCCGGCACCTACACCTTCACCTACAACGCCACCACCGACGAGCTCACCCTCACCGGCCCCAATGGCCAGGCGCAGGTCATCACCGTCTCCGCCATCGCCGCCAACGGCTCCCTGACCCTGAACTTCAACCAGCTCGGCATCTCCATCAAGCTCGCCTCCACGGCCGGCGAATCCGCCGACAACATCGGCGCCGCCCTCACCGCCGCCGCGGACGACACCATCGTCGTCACCGGCTCCGGCGCCGCCGCGCTCCAGGTCGGGGCGAACACCACGGCCTACGACGTCATGAACGTCTCCTTCAACGACGTCCGCGCCACCCAGTCCACCGGCCTCAACCTCCTCTCCGGCGGCGGCGTCGACTGGACCTCCGCGTCCACGATTGTCGCCGACAATGCCGCAGCCCAGGCGTTCATCGACCAGATCGATGCCGCCATCACCACCCTCAACACCCGCCGCTCCGACCTCGGCGCGGCCCAAAACCGGCTCGAGCACACCGTCAACAGCCTCGGCGTCGCCGTCGAGAACCTCACCGCCAGCGAAAGCCGCATCCGCGACGCGGACGTCGCCCAGCTGTCGAGCGAACTCGCGAGCAAGACGATCCTGCAGCAGGCGGGCGTCGCGGTCCTGGCGCAGGCGAACCAGTCGGCGCAGGCCGTGCTGAGCCTGCTCCGCGGCTAA
- the fliD gene encoding flagellar filament capping protein FliD, which yields MSDPVRIGGFFATFDTEAVVQQLTAIRMRQVTLLERKGADNQAKKNAVNSVQTAMKAFLERVKALAAPQSVSGMTATASGAAVSVSALPGAQAGSFTVNVTQLATATRLQGAPAAAGIDATKAMNRSNFGTAPTNGTFTIATANGGSQTFTVGPAAAQTGVALQSANIEMAVTSGTFTIGTVGGGTQTITIDVTTDTLNDVVNAINGAGVGLTASIVNDANGRANRLELTSSNGDIILGGSGDSSNFLSAMRLLSTPAGTTRTGQAFTQQMSLNDVIADINASGIGVTASITNDSYGRPNILTVTSTQGNISFGSGSDTSNFLAVTGLLTSAPGTTRSSSNPLSRLSTSAKLQDAGFNGGAPNPGDQAIVINGVSISYNAATDSLADLINRINASQAGVTARYDSLTDTVRLQNKATGDLMLTVEDAPGGNLAAKLGLTTGTLTAGQNAEYSIDGGPTQQSASNSVGFGGVTMTFKETTSAPVTVTVSQDTSSAANAIKAFVAEFNNVMKAIDAATKADGSKTNNQSGPLSGDASLRQLKSDLRSILTSPGTNLEGGFATLSQIGLTFGAVGSAIGTTNTLQFDEAKFAEAVRTNQAGVQELLSRLSLAATLEPGGTGSITGISGTYAGTEPGKWVITDDGAGNLSAVFTPANGGPPISASGTIAPNGSNSGLIPGLTLTAGPTLQAGTHTITVGATAESVIQRLKRFAENQAGIGGTLDKRKATYDRIASDISERIATLEKRIEAEMEQLRRKFAEMERAQARSQSILGNLQQLANQLSGNSGRK from the coding sequence ATGAGCGACCCGGTTCGGATCGGCGGGTTTTTCGCGACGTTCGATACGGAGGCGGTCGTCCAGCAGCTGACCGCCATCCGGATGCGGCAGGTGACGCTGCTGGAACGGAAGGGTGCGGACAACCAGGCGAAGAAGAACGCCGTCAATTCCGTGCAGACGGCGATGAAGGCGTTCCTCGAGCGGGTGAAGGCGCTCGCGGCGCCCCAGTCGGTGAGCGGAATGACGGCGACGGCGAGCGGCGCGGCGGTGAGCGTTTCGGCGCTGCCGGGAGCGCAGGCTGGAAGCTTCACCGTGAACGTCACCCAGCTGGCGACGGCCACGCGGCTGCAGGGCGCGCCGGCGGCGGCGGGGATCGATGCGACGAAGGCGATGAACCGGTCGAACTTCGGGACGGCGCCGACCAACGGGACATTCACCATCGCCACAGCGAACGGGGGCTCGCAGACGTTCACGGTCGGGCCGGCGGCGGCGCAGACGGGCGTGGCGCTGCAATCGGCGAACATCGAGATGGCGGTGACGAGCGGGACGTTCACCATTGGGACGGTGGGCGGCGGCACGCAGACGATCACCATCGATGTGACGACGGACACGCTGAATGACGTTGTGAATGCGATCAACGGTGCCGGGGTCGGGCTGACCGCGAGCATCGTGAACGATGCGAACGGGCGAGCGAACCGGCTGGAGCTGACGTCGAGCAACGGGGACATCATCCTCGGCGGTTCAGGCGACAGCTCCAATTTCCTTTCTGCGATGCGTCTGCTGAGCACGCCCGCGGGGACAACGCGGACGGGCCAGGCGTTCACCCAGCAGATGTCGCTGAACGACGTGATTGCCGACATCAACGCGAGCGGCATCGGGGTGACGGCGAGCATCACGAACGACAGCTACGGGCGGCCGAATATCCTGACGGTGACCTCGACGCAGGGGAACATCTCGTTCGGGAGCGGGTCGGACACCTCCAACTTCCTTGCTGTGACGGGGCTGCTGACCTCGGCGCCGGGCACGACGCGGTCGAGTTCGAACCCGCTGTCGCGGCTGAGCACGTCGGCGAAGCTGCAGGATGCGGGGTTCAACGGCGGGGCGCCGAACCCGGGCGACCAGGCTATCGTGATCAACGGGGTGAGCATCAGCTACAACGCGGCGACGGACTCGCTTGCGGACCTCATCAACCGGATCAACGCAAGCCAGGCAGGTGTGACGGCGCGGTACGATTCGCTGACCGACACGGTGCGGCTGCAGAACAAGGCAACGGGCGACCTGATGCTGACGGTGGAGGACGCCCCGGGCGGCAACCTGGCGGCAAAGCTCGGGCTGACGACGGGCACGCTCACGGCGGGGCAGAACGCGGAGTACAGCATCGACGGGGGGCCGACACAGCAGTCGGCATCGAACTCGGTTGGGTTCGGCGGGGTGACGATGACGTTCAAGGAGACGACGAGCGCGCCGGTGACGGTGACGGTCTCGCAGGACACGTCGAGCGCGGCGAACGCGATCAAGGCGTTCGTGGCCGAGTTCAACAACGTGATGAAGGCGATCGACGCGGCGACAAAGGCGGACGGGTCGAAGACGAATAACCAGTCGGGGCCGCTGAGCGGTGATGCGTCGCTGCGGCAGCTGAAATCGGACCTGCGGAGCATTCTGACGAGCCCGGGCACGAACCTGGAGGGCGGATTTGCGACGCTGTCGCAGATTGGGCTGACGTTCGGGGCGGTTGGGTCGGCCATCGGGACGACGAATACGCTGCAGTTCGACGAGGCGAAGTTTGCCGAGGCGGTGCGGACGAACCAGGCGGGGGTACAGGAGCTGCTGAGCCGGCTGAGCCTTGCGGCGACGCTGGAGCCGGGCGGGACGGGGTCGATTACCGGGATCTCGGGAACGTATGCGGGGACCGAGCCGGGGAAGTGGGTGATTACGGATGACGGCGCGGGGAACCTTTCGGCGGTGTTCACGCCGGCGAACGGGGGCCCGCCGATTTCGGCTTCGGGGACGATTGCGCCCAACGGCTCGAATTCGGGGCTGATCCCGGGCCTGACGCTGACGGCGGGGCCGACCCTGCAGGCCGGGACGCACACCATCACGGTCGGTGCGACGGCGGAGAGCGTCATCCAGCGGCTGAAGCGGTTTGCCGAGAACCAGGCGGGCATTGGGGGGACGCTGGACAAGCGGAAGGCGACGTATGACCGGATCGCCTCGGACATTTCGGAGCGGATTGCGACGCTGGAGAAACGGATTGAGGCCGAGATGGAGCAGCTGCGGCGGAAGTTTGCCGAGATGGAGCGGGCGCAAGCCCGGAGCCAGAGCATCCTGGGGAACCTGCAGCAGCTGGCGAACCAGCTTTCGGGGAACAGCGGCCGAAAGTAG
- the fliS gene encoding flagellar export chaperone FliS, with protein sequence MTTNPYAAYRTVETMTADPVTLTTMLFDGAVKALRKARLHWENGNRRGFDDETNRAYLIIGELRATLDMSQGEIAENLAAIYAYCLRRIVEGSLGDLAKLEEVERHIGQIGEAWKTATGALRAQAAAARPGTEAAA encoded by the coding sequence ATGACCACCAATCCCTACGCCGCGTACCGCACCGTGGAGACGATGACCGCCGACCCGGTGACGCTGACCACGATGCTCTTCGATGGCGCAGTGAAGGCGCTCCGGAAGGCGCGGCTGCACTGGGAGAACGGGAACCGGCGGGGGTTCGACGATGAGACGAACCGGGCGTACCTCATCATCGGGGAGCTGCGGGCGACGCTCGACATGAGCCAGGGCGAGATTGCGGAGAACCTGGCTGCGATTTACGCCTACTGCCTGCGGCGGATTGTCGAGGGGTCGCTGGGCGACCTGGCGAAGCTGGAAGAAGTGGAGCGGCACATCGGGCAGATCGGCGAGGCATGGAAGACGGCGACGGGAGCGCTGCGGGCGCAGGCCGCGGCAGCCCGGCCGGGAACGGAAGCGGCGGCGTGA
- a CDS encoding sortase, which translates to MRKQQGSQRGSTVMAVGMVLAAGVIAWLGGRGDQPVQTRAEASATLPGRAAAQEAQVAYRSVSHGGLPTRIVIPAAGIDAPVVEVGVVVEDGEARWETAWHAAGHHIDSAMPGQPGNMVITGHVSVADRRNAPVFATLDRVREGDEIVVYAGSAAYRYVVESIQVVDPDATEVLRSDARATVTLITCTRDLRHRLVVTGRLAGEVTPGDPA; encoded by the coding sequence ATGAGGAAGCAGCAGGGCAGCCAGCGGGGGTCGACGGTGATGGCCGTCGGGATGGTCCTGGCTGCGGGCGTGATCGCCTGGTTGGGCGGGCGGGGGGACCAGCCGGTCCAGACCAGAGCCGAGGCCTCCGCGACCCTGCCGGGCAGGGCGGCGGCGCAAGAGGCGCAGGTTGCCTACCGATCGGTCTCGCACGGGGGTCTACCGACGCGGATTGTGATTCCTGCGGCGGGCATCGATGCGCCGGTCGTGGAGGTCGGCGTGGTGGTCGAGGACGGCGAGGCCCGGTGGGAGACGGCGTGGCACGCAGCCGGGCATCACATCGATTCGGCGATGCCGGGGCAGCCGGGGAACATGGTGATTACGGGGCACGTTTCGGTGGCCGACCGGCGGAATGCGCCGGTCTTTGCGACGCTCGACCGGGTGCGGGAGGGCGATGAGATTGTGGTGTACGCGGGGTCGGCCGCCTATCGTTATGTCGTAGAATCGATCCAGGTGGTCGACCCGGACGCGACGGAGGTGCTCCGCTCGGACGCGCGGGCGACGGTGACACTGATTACCTGCACGCGCGACCTGCGGCACCGCCTGGTGGTCACCGGGCGGCTGGCGGGCGAGGTCACGCCCGGGGACCCGGCGTAG
- the flgM gene encoding flagellar biosynthesis anti-sigma factor FlgM: MTGVRKTGGPRGVAFDPVPLRGPRPAPAPEPADRAGITDEARELARALEAVRAAPEVRELRIAQLRRAIAEGRYQPDPAEIARKLLERGGFDRGGT, from the coding sequence ATGACAGGAGTACGGAAAACCGGAGGGCCGCGGGGGGTTGCGTTTGACCCGGTGCCGCTGCGCGGGCCGCGGCCGGCGCCTGCGCCGGAGCCGGCAGACCGGGCAGGCATCACCGACGAGGCGCGCGAGCTGGCCCGGGCGCTCGAAGCAGTCCGGGCGGCGCCGGAGGTGCGTGAGCTGCGCATCGCTCAGCTGCGCCGGGCGATTGCGGAAGGGCGCTACCAGCCGGACCCGGCGGAGATCGCGCGAAAGCTGCTGGAACGCGGCGGCTTCGACCGCGGGGGAACGTAA
- a CDS encoding winged helix-turn-helix domain-containing protein, with protein sequence MTGHQMRSRAGRDAAQQEVAAGAMARVLIIDSGLPRALEGRSLLGEGLDAHLVREAEGPLARADGDVFDLLVLCGMSAEQQAEIASAFHAHRRWRLVPVLYVSDPAAPGLAIPGTFRPEIDGIVRGHRTSAAVERKMRELAREGVSEAVAVAAGPFELDPVRLRLAAPGGAIALTEREAEVLSMLLARANRTVPAAEIIERGWGLEVDERSLQILRRHVSNIRRKLAEKGAAKAVRTVRGTGYRFEVRAS encoded by the coding sequence ATGACCGGACACCAGATGCGTTCGAGAGCGGGCCGGGATGCTGCGCAGCAGGAGGTTGCAGCGGGAGCGATGGCACGGGTGCTGATTATCGACAGCGGACTCCCGCGGGCGCTGGAGGGGCGGTCGCTCCTCGGCGAGGGGCTCGACGCCCACCTGGTGCGCGAAGCGGAGGGACCGCTGGCGAGGGCCGACGGCGACGTCTTCGACCTGCTGGTCCTGTGCGGAATGTCGGCCGAACAGCAGGCGGAGATTGCCAGCGCGTTCCACGCGCACCGGCGATGGCGGCTGGTGCCGGTGCTGTACGTGAGCGACCCGGCGGCACCGGGGCTGGCAATCCCGGGGACGTTCCGCCCGGAGATCGACGGCATTGTGCGCGGGCACCGGACGAGCGCGGCGGTGGAGCGGAAGATGCGGGAGCTGGCGAGGGAAGGGGTGAGCGAAGCGGTTGCCGTGGCGGCAGGGCCGTTCGAGCTGGACCCGGTGCGGCTGCGGCTGGCGGCGCCGGGCGGGGCGATCGCCCTGACCGAACGGGAGGCGGAGGTGCTTTCGATGCTGCTGGCGCGGGCGAACCGGACGGTGCCGGCTGCGGAGATCATCGAACGGGGCTGGGGGCTCGAAGTGGACGAAAGGTCGCTCCAGATCCTGCGGCGGCACGTTTCGAACATCCGCCGGAAGCTGGCGGAGAAGGGCGCGGCGAAGGCGGTGCGGACGGTGCGCGGGACCGGGTACCGGTTCGAGGTGCGGGCGAGCTAG
- a CDS encoding ABC transporter substrate-binding protein: MAFESPWQRRLTRRRLLGATGAAAALAAAACSRGGGGQPTPFSPTAEPSASPTRAPSPSPTTLSPRHGHTLRHTGFVERDAFADPHKTQAGPLLGHQAMVFSRLLTYQDQARGTIAADLAVALPERPDPTTLVFRINPQARWHDLPPLNGRPVTADDVKFSIERQRSGDTTFVRAPQWAAIDSIEVTSPQTITFKLKAPLAAAHHLFADVASFIVAPEIAPDGRDISLDAQVGSGPFLWVEWSDQRFASVRRNPAWFGGDRRPYLEGISLVQPRTTAEVESGLRTRALDVAVVSRTLADHLKRGLPQLVEYTVGHSMFFSVRYSLVNHPYNDQRFRNAITWALDRREMVRKFFDGSGGLSPWISWPVTRWTLPESELTTVPGYRPGDGGREADLRDARAALEAFRSEKQLPADPLPLFVVDATENAIGLGSLIRDQLKAALDLDIRVVPMPLSQLVGLLLSAEAPFAAGPDTGWIDLDDWVYPYFHSAGTRNSFPLRDPDLDALIEKQRVELDEDARRSLGYEIQRRILALNPGANLVSERVVALAWPYVKGYPLDTTDGYQDRLASCWIDASDPTFRGRS, translated from the coding sequence ATGGCGTTCGAATCACCATGGCAGCGGCGGCTTACCCGCCGCAGGCTCCTCGGCGCAACCGGCGCCGCCGCGGCCCTCGCAGCCGCCGCCTGCTCCCGCGGCGGCGGTGGCCAGCCCACGCCCTTCAGCCCCACAGCGGAGCCATCGGCTTCGCCCACCCGCGCGCCGTCGCCCTCGCCGACAACTCTCTCCCCCCGCCACGGCCACACCCTCCGCCACACCGGCTTCGTCGAACGCGACGCCTTCGCCGACCCCCACAAGACCCAGGCCGGGCCGCTCCTCGGCCACCAGGCGATGGTCTTCAGTCGCCTCCTCACCTATCAGGACCAGGCGCGCGGCACCATCGCCGCCGACCTCGCCGTCGCCCTCCCCGAGCGTCCCGACCCCACCACCCTCGTCTTCCGCATCAACCCCCAGGCCCGCTGGCACGACCTCCCGCCCCTCAACGGCCGCCCGGTGACCGCCGACGACGTCAAGTTCAGCATCGAACGCCAGCGCTCCGGTGACACCACCTTTGTCCGCGCGCCCCAGTGGGCCGCCATCGACAGCATTGAGGTCACCTCGCCCCAGACCATCACCTTCAAGCTCAAGGCGCCCCTCGCCGCCGCGCATCACCTCTTCGCTGACGTCGCCTCCTTCATCGTCGCCCCGGAGATCGCTCCCGACGGCCGCGACATCTCCCTGGACGCCCAGGTCGGCAGCGGCCCCTTCCTTTGGGTCGAGTGGAGCGACCAGCGCTTTGCCAGCGTCCGCCGCAACCCCGCCTGGTTCGGCGGCGACCGGCGCCCCTACCTCGAAGGCATCTCCCTCGTCCAGCCCCGCACCACCGCTGAAGTCGAGAGCGGACTCCGCACCCGGGCCCTCGACGTCGCCGTCGTCAGCCGCACCCTCGCCGACCACCTCAAGCGCGGGCTGCCCCAGCTCGTCGAATACACCGTCGGCCACTCGATGTTCTTCAGCGTCCGCTACTCGCTGGTCAATCACCCGTATAACGACCAGCGGTTTCGCAACGCCATCACCTGGGCGCTCGACCGCCGCGAAATGGTCCGTAAGTTCTTCGACGGCTCCGGCGGCCTCAGCCCCTGGATCAGCTGGCCCGTCACCCGCTGGACCCTCCCCGAGAGCGAGCTCACCACCGTGCCCGGCTACCGCCCCGGCGATGGCGGCCGCGAAGCCGACCTCCGCGATGCCCGCGCCGCCCTCGAAGCCTTCCGCTCCGAGAAACAGCTGCCCGCCGACCCCCTGCCGCTCTTCGTCGTCGACGCGACCGAAAACGCCATCGGCCTCGGCTCGCTCATCCGCGACCAGCTCAAAGCCGCCCTCGACCTCGATATCCGCGTCGTCCCAATGCCGCTCAGCCAGCTCGTCGGCCTCCTCCTCTCCGCCGAAGCCCCCTTCGCCGCCGGCCCCGACACCGGCTGGATCGACCTCGACGACTGGGTCTACCCCTACTTCCACAGCGCCGGCACCCGCAATAGCTTCCCGCTCCGCGACCCCGACCTCGATGCCCTCATCGAAAAGCAGCGCGTCGAACTCGACGAAGATGCCCGCCGCAGCCTCGGCTATGAAATCCAGCGGCGCATCCTCGCGCTCAACCCCGGCGCCAACCTCGTCAGCGAGCGCGTCGTCGCCCTCGCCTGGCCCTACGTCAAGGGGTATCCCCTCGATACGACCGACGGCTACCAGGACCGCCTCGCCAGCTGCTGGATCGATGCCAGCGACCCCACCTTCCGCGGCCGCTCCTAG
- a CDS encoding 4a-hydroxytetrahydrobiopterin dehydratase, with amino-acid sequence MAERLTEAAIGEGLAGLSGWKAEGTAAISKTFRLKDHVAAVGLVMQVAVAAEVMNHHPEVAWVYNRVTFRLSTHDAGGVTALDLQLARKIEELAGGAG; translated from the coding sequence ATGGCTGAACGGCTGACGGAAGCGGCAATCGGGGAGGGGCTGGCGGGCCTCAGCGGGTGGAAAGCGGAGGGGACGGCGGCGATTTCGAAGACTTTCCGGCTGAAGGACCATGTGGCGGCCGTGGGGCTGGTGATGCAGGTGGCCGTGGCGGCCGAGGTGATGAATCACCACCCGGAGGTTGCGTGGGTGTACAACCGGGTGACGTTTCGGCTGAGCACTCACGATGCCGGCGGGGTGACTGCGCTTGATCTGCAGCTCGCGCGGAAAATTGAGGAGCTGGCCGGCGGGGCGGGCTGA
- a CDS encoding 4Fe-4S binding protein, translating to MPYSIVETCIGCTACTKRCPTNAITGERNQLHVIDPTLCIDCGACGVVCPPEAILDTYGNVCRSLKKDQWPRAVVIEEKCIGSGCELCINICPFDALSLQHTDRVDDFFGVSTVDEKKCTGCRLCEDVCGWDAIHIFPLKEEIIKDWSELTEEEKQIVARARKALGVV from the coding sequence GTGCCCTATTCTATCGTCGAAACCTGCATCGGCTGCACCGCCTGCACCAAGCGGTGCCCGACGAACGCCATCACCGGCGAGCGCAACCAGCTCCACGTCATCGACCCCACCCTCTGCATCGATTGCGGCGCCTGCGGCGTCGTCTGTCCGCCCGAAGCCATCCTCGATACCTACGGCAACGTCTGCCGCTCCCTCAAAAAAGACCAGTGGCCCAGGGCCGTCGTCATCGAAGAGAAGTGCATCGGCTCCGGCTGCGAGCTCTGCATCAACATCTGCCCCTTCGATGCCCTCTCCCTCCAACACACCGACCGGGTCGACGACTTTTTCGGTGTCTCCACCGTCGACGAGAAGAAGTGCACCGGCTGCCGCCTCTGCGAGGACGTCTGCGGCTGGGACGCCATCCACATCTTCCCGCTCAAGGAAGAGATCATCAAAGACTGGTCCGAGCTCACCGAGGAGGAAAAGCAGATCGTCGCACGCGCCCGAAAGGCGCTCGGCGTCGTCTAG
- a CDS encoding alpha/beta fold hydrolase: protein MPFLERDGVRIFYEAAGEGPPVLLSHGYSATSRMWRGQVEVLAPRYRIITWDMRGHGQSDSPDDPALYSEAATVADMAAILDALGIDTAVIGGLSLGGYMSLAFHLAHPGRVRALMLFDTGPGYRNPAGREVWNRTAEARAVAFETRGLDALGAGAEVRIAQHRSAKGLALAARGMLAQFDSRVIESLETIRVPTLVLVGEKDEPFLGATDYMAAKIPGAQKVVIPGAGHAANIDNPAAFNAAVEAFLAALP from the coding sequence GTGCCCTTCCTCGAACGCGACGGCGTCCGCATCTTCTACGAAGCAGCAGGCGAAGGCCCGCCCGTCCTCCTCAGCCACGGCTACAGCGCCACCTCGCGCATGTGGCGCGGGCAGGTTGAGGTGCTCGCCCCCCGCTACCGCATCATCACCTGGGACATGCGCGGCCACGGCCAGTCCGACAGCCCCGATGACCCGGCCCTCTACTCCGAGGCCGCCACCGTCGCCGATATGGCCGCGATCCTCGACGCCCTCGGCATCGATACGGCCGTCATCGGCGGCCTCTCCCTCGGCGGTTACATGTCGCTCGCCTTCCACCTCGCCCACCCCGGCCGTGTCCGGGCACTGATGCTCTTCGATACCGGGCCCGGCTACCGGAATCCTGCCGGCCGCGAAGTCTGGAACCGCACCGCCGAAGCCCGCGCCGTCGCCTTCGAAACCCGCGGGCTCGACGCCCTCGGCGCCGGCGCCGAAGTCCGCATCGCCCAGCACCGCTCGGCGAAAGGCCTCGCCCTCGCCGCCCGCGGCATGCTCGCCCAGTTCGATAGCCGCGTCATCGAATCGCTCGAAACGATCCGCGTCCCCACCCTCGTCCTCGTCGGCGAAAAGGATGAGCCCTTCCTCGGCGCCACCGACTACATGGCCGCGAAGATCCCGGGAGCGCAGAAAGTCGTCATCCCCGGCGCCGGTCACGCCGCCAACATCGATAACCCGGCAGCCTTCAACGCTGCCGTCGAAGCGTTCCTCGCCGCCCTCCCCTGA